A single genomic interval of uncultured Desulfobacter sp. harbors:
- a CDS encoding bifunctional (p)ppGpp synthetase/guanosine-3',5'-bis(diphosphate) 3'-pyrophosphohydrolase has product MIRITDILDKIYEYSPDADVSLIDRAYIYSAQVHEGQVRLSGEPYLSHPLEVANILADMKMDMESIAAALLHDVIEDTPATKEDISDMFGPGVAHIVEGVTKLSALHASTKVAQQAESLRKMILAMADDIRVVLIKLTDRLHNMRTLKYHKKPEKQAAIAQETLDIYAPIAARLGIFWIKNELEEIAFFYTLREEHDRILTLVNKAKDEQEAYINEVSTSLHYKMEEMELPCQIKGRFKSFYSIYQKMLSQGLEFDEVYDLIAFRIILDTVPQCYAAMGAVHSMWKPIYYKIKDYIGNPKPNMYQSIHTTVIGPKGERVEIQIRTHEMNRVAESGIAAHWSYKEGTKIDENTGELFAWIRNLVENQENLKDPDEFLENVRIDLYPGEIYVFTPAGEIKTLPKKATPVDFAYRIHTEVGAQCTGARVNGKLVPLAHELRTGDTIEIITTKGHTPSRDWLNFVKTVKAKTKIRAYINARERERSYSLGREMCEKTFRKRNQNFNALIKSGDIGRVAESLGFKTVDDLIAHVGFGQMTALQVLKRVVPELEKDSEDADAGIIEKIVSRSSEKRTTGVIVKGLDDILVKFSRCCNPLPGDPIIGYITQGQGVAIHRKNCINVLKMGSERIIEVEWASDIKESYPASICIKTDDRHGLLADIAAVISKAGINILNAHSETSDEGIGVFYFTIMVESSGQLKKVMTELRRVKTVNEVKRVITEDINSSSHSK; this is encoded by the coding sequence ATGATTCGAATCACCGACATATTGGACAAAATCTATGAATACAGTCCAGATGCGGATGTCTCGCTCATTGACCGGGCTTATATCTATTCCGCCCAGGTTCATGAAGGCCAGGTAAGGCTCTCGGGAGAACCTTATCTGTCCCATCCCCTGGAGGTGGCCAATATTCTGGCCGACATGAAGATGGACATGGAGAGCATTGCTGCCGCCCTGCTCCATGATGTCATTGAAGACACCCCTGCCACCAAAGAAGATATTTCCGATATGTTCGGCCCCGGAGTAGCCCATATTGTGGAGGGCGTGACCAAACTGTCCGCCCTGCATGCTTCCACCAAGGTGGCCCAGCAGGCAGAATCCCTGCGTAAAATGATCCTGGCCATGGCAGACGATATCCGGGTGGTACTCATCAAATTAACAGACCGTCTGCATAATATGCGGACCCTCAAATACCACAAAAAACCGGAAAAGCAGGCGGCCATCGCCCAGGAAACCCTGGATATCTATGCACCCATCGCCGCACGTCTTGGCATCTTCTGGATTAAAAATGAACTGGAAGAGATTGCCTTTTTTTACACCCTGCGTGAAGAGCACGATCGTATCCTGACCCTGGTAAATAAGGCCAAGGACGAGCAGGAAGCGTATATTAATGAGGTCTCAACCTCCCTGCACTATAAAATGGAAGAGATGGAACTGCCCTGCCAGATCAAGGGACGGTTTAAATCCTTTTACTCCATTTATCAGAAAATGTTGTCCCAGGGGCTTGAGTTTGATGAGGTTTATGACCTCATTGCCTTTCGAATCATCCTGGACACCGTGCCCCAATGTTATGCTGCCATGGGTGCGGTTCACTCCATGTGGAAACCCATCTATTATAAAATAAAGGACTATATCGGCAATCCCAAGCCTAATATGTACCAGTCCATCCACACCACGGTAATCGGCCCCAAAGGTGAACGGGTGGAAATCCAGATCAGAACCCATGAAATGAACCGGGTGGCGGAATCCGGCATTGCAGCCCACTGGTCATACAAGGAAGGTACCAAAATCGACGAAAACACCGGTGAACTGTTTGCCTGGATCCGGAATCTTGTGGAGAACCAGGAAAACCTCAAAGATCCGGATGAGTTCCTTGAAAATGTGCGTATAGATCTATATCCCGGAGAAATTTACGTATTTACCCCGGCAGGTGAAATCAAAACGCTGCCCAAAAAAGCCACACCCGTTGATTTTGCCTATCGGATTCACACGGAAGTTGGGGCCCAGTGCACAGGTGCCCGGGTCAACGGCAAGCTTGTACCCCTGGCCCATGAGTTGCGCACCGGTGATACCATTGAAATCATAACCACCAAAGGACACACCCCCAGCCGGGACTGGCTCAATTTTGTTAAAACAGTTAAGGCAAAAACAAAAATCAGGGCCTATATCAATGCCAGGGAAAGGGAGCGAAGCTATTCCCTGGGCCGGGAAATGTGTGAGAAAACATTCAGAAAACGCAATCAAAATTTCAACGCCCTGATTAAGTCAGGTGATATCGGCAGGGTGGCAGAGTCATTGGGTTTCAAGACGGTTGACGACCTGATCGCCCATGTGGGATTTGGACAAATGACAGCCCTTCAAGTGCTGAAGCGGGTTGTGCCGGAACTTGAAAAAGATTCAGAGGATGCCGATGCCGGCATCATTGAAAAAATAGTTTCCCGCTCTTCGGAAAAACGAACCACCGGGGTTATAGTAAAAGGACTTGATGATATTCTGGTCAAGTTCTCAAGATGCTGCAATCCCCTGCCGGGAGATCCCATCATCGGATATATTACCCAGGGTCAAGGGGTCGCCATCCATCGGAAAAACTGCATTAATGTTTTAAAAATGGGCAGTGAAAGGATTATCGAGGTCGAATGGGCCAGTGATATTAAGGAATCATACCCTGCGTCCATCTGCATCAAAACAGATGATCGCCACGGTCTTCTGGCCGATATTGCTGCTGTAATTTCAAAGGCCGGTATCAATATTCTAAACGCGCACTCGGAAACATCGGATGAGGGTATTGGGGTTTTTTATTTCACCATCATGGTGGAAAGTTCCGGGCAGCTTAAAAAAGTCATGACAGAACTTCGCCGGGTAAAAACCGTCAACGAGGTTAAACGGGTCATCACTGAAGATATTAATTCAAGTTCACATTCAAAATAA
- the proS gene encoding proline--tRNA ligase gives MGKKVKTAITPTREEDYAQWYQEVVKASDMSENSPVRGCMVIKPWGFAIWENIQRQMDALFKETGVKNAYFPLFIPLSYLEKEAEHVEGFAKECAVVTHHKLEKGEGGGLVPAGELAEPLIVRPTSETIIGESMAKWTSSYRDLPILLNQWANVVRWEMRTRMFLRTSEFLWQEGHTAHATRDEAMERTLQMLDIYAKFVEDCLAMPVIKGRKSESERFPGADDTTCIESMMQDKRALQAGTSHFLGQNFAKSSNIKFQNEAGQEDYAWTTSWGTSTRMIGGMIMVHSDDDGLVVPPRIAPAHVVILPIIKKGADNSAVLESAEALKAALRQQTFYGRPVEVEIDNRDIGGARGWDWVKKGIPVRVELGPRDIENNSVFMARRDTGEKKAINRDAFINTIADILDDIQKALFQRALAFREANTFSIDEKKQFYDLYKKAKGYNNGAFVLAHWCGSGQCEEKIKQDLSVTIRCIPFDSPDEEGTCICCGAKSDRRVLFAKAY, from the coding sequence ATGGGAAAGAAAGTTAAGACTGCCATCACCCCCACAAGGGAAGAAGATTATGCCCAGTGGTACCAGGAGGTGGTAAAAGCCTCGGACATGTCGGAAAATTCGCCGGTCCGCGGATGCATGGTGATCAAACCCTGGGGATTTGCCATCTGGGAAAACATCCAGCGTCAGATGGATGCCCTGTTCAAAGAAACCGGGGTGAAAAACGCCTATTTCCCACTATTTATTCCCCTAAGCTATCTTGAAAAAGAGGCCGAGCATGTGGAAGGTTTTGCCAAGGAGTGTGCCGTTGTTACCCATCACAAGTTGGAAAAGGGCGAAGGCGGGGGGCTTGTACCGGCTGGGGAGTTGGCCGAGCCATTGATTGTCCGGCCCACGTCCGAAACGATTATCGGTGAATCCATGGCTAAATGGACCTCCTCTTACCGGGATCTGCCCATCCTTTTAAACCAGTGGGCCAATGTGGTGCGTTGGGAAATGCGCACGCGTATGTTTCTGCGCACCAGTGAATTTTTATGGCAGGAGGGGCATACGGCCCATGCCACTAGGGATGAGGCCATGGAACGTACCCTTCAGATGCTGGACATTTACGCCAAGTTTGTTGAAGATTGCTTGGCCATGCCGGTAATTAAAGGCCGTAAGAGTGAATCCGAACGGTTCCCCGGGGCGGATGACACCACCTGTATTGAATCCATGATGCAGGATAAAAGAGCGCTTCAGGCCGGCACCTCCCATTTCCTGGGTCAGAATTTTGCCAAAAGCTCCAACATCAAATTCCAGAATGAAGCAGGCCAGGAAGATTATGCATGGACCACTTCCTGGGGAACATCCACCCGGATGATCGGTGGCATGATCATGGTGCATTCCGATGATGACGGCCTGGTGGTTCCGCCCCGCATTGCCCCGGCCCATGTCGTGATCCTTCCCATTATCAAGAAAGGGGCTGATAATTCAGCTGTCCTGGAAAGCGCTGAAGCGCTCAAAGCGGCTTTAAGGCAGCAGACCTTTTACGGCCGGCCCGTGGAAGTGGAGATCGACAACCGGGACATTGGTGGTGCCAGAGGATGGGACTGGGTAAAAAAAGGTATTCCGGTGCGCGTGGAACTTGGTCCCAGGGATATTGAAAACAATAGCGTGTTCATGGCCCGCAGGGATACGGGTGAGAAAAAGGCAATTAACAGAGACGCATTCATAAATACCATTGCCGACATTCTGGATGACATCCAGAAGGCTTTGTTCCAGCGAGCCCTTGCCTTTCGAGAAGCCAACACCTTTTCCATTGATGAAAAAAAACAATTTTATGATTTGTATAAAAAAGCAAAGGGGTATAACAACGGCGCGTTTGTCCTGGCCCACTGGTGCGGATCGGGCCAGTGTGAAGAGAAAATAAAACAGGATCTGTCCGTAACCATCCGGTGTATTCCCTTTGACAGCCCTGACGAAGAGGGAACCTGTATTTGCTGTGGCGCAAAAAGTGACCGACGGGTCCTGTTTGCCAAAGCCTACTAA
- the ispG gene encoding flavodoxin-dependent (E)-4-hydroxy-3-methylbut-2-enyl-diphosphate synthase, which yields MPLLKERRKTRQIKVGSQPVGSQAPVSVQSMTNTQTQDVQATVNQILSLEKAGCEIVRAAVPDMEAAKALEKIKAQIHIPLIADIHFDWRLALASAESGVDGLRINPGNIGTADKIKAVVDCARAHNLPIRIGVNGGSLEKEIEKQFGVTARGMVESALANIRILEDLGFYDIKVSLKASDVERTVEAYRQLAPLTDVPFHVGVTEAGGLYAGITKSAIGIGMLLAEGIGDTIRVSLTRDPVEEIRTGFEILRALGLRRRGPELISCPTCGRCKINLFKIAEQVEKALLERSAQIKVAIMGCAVNGPGEAKEADIGIAGGDGKGILFKKGKVIRKIDQAYLVDELIKEIDAMTLNAEEINGKES from the coding sequence ATGCCGCTGCTCAAAGAACGCCGGAAAACCCGGCAGATAAAAGTGGGGTCACAACCTGTGGGTTCCCAGGCCCCCGTTTCGGTTCAGTCCATGACCAACACCCAGACCCAGGATGTGCAAGCCACGGTGAATCAGATATTGTCCCTGGAGAAGGCCGGGTGCGAGATTGTCCGGGCAGCTGTGCCGGATATGGAAGCGGCCAAGGCTTTAGAAAAAATTAAAGCGCAGATTCATATTCCCTTGATCGCTGATATCCATTTTGACTGGCGTCTGGCCCTTGCTTCGGCTGAATCCGGTGTGGATGGACTGCGGATTAATCCGGGTAATATCGGCACGGCTGACAAAATAAAAGCCGTGGTGGACTGTGCCAGGGCACACAACCTTCCCATCCGCATAGGGGTAAATGGCGGATCTTTGGAAAAAGAGATTGAGAAACAATTCGGTGTGACAGCCCGGGGTATGGTGGAAAGTGCCCTTGCCAATATCCGGATTCTGGAGGATCTGGGGTTTTATGATATTAAAGTATCCTTGAAGGCTTCGGATGTTGAGCGAACCGTGGAGGCCTACCGGCAGCTTGCACCGTTGACCGATGTGCCGTTTCATGTGGGTGTCACCGAGGCTGGTGGCCTTTATGCCGGCATCACCAAATCCGCCATCGGTATCGGCATGCTGCTGGCCGAAGGGATCGGGGACACCATCCGGGTATCCTTGACCCGGGACCCGGTGGAAGAGATCCGCACCGGCTTTGAAATTTTGCGTGCATTGGGTCTGCGCCGGCGGGGTCCGGAGCTGATCTCCTGTCCCACCTGCGGGCGGTGTAAAATAAATTTGTTTAAAATTGCCGAACAGGTAGAAAAAGCTTTACTTGAGCGCTCAGCACAGATTAAAGTTGCTATTATGGGATGCGCGGTCAACGGTCCCGGAGAAGCCAAAGAAGCAGACATCGGCATTGCCGGCGGCGACGGCAAAGGCATTTTGTTTAAAAAAGGGAAAGTTATTCGTAAAATTGACCAGGCGTATCTTGTGGATGAGCTGATAAAAGAGATTGACGCAATGACTTTAAATGCGGAGGAAATAAATGGGAAAGAAAGTTAA
- a CDS encoding methyltransferase: MKKSSKNRLTLHQQALFPKETLFDKIARAVCRSQTLPRKELYEAWEVAKRIRRHFRGGRIVDLACGHGLVSHILLLLDDTSPNALAVDTHIPENAKTLSQTLIKTWPRLKDRIFFRQMPLEQAELSSRDIVVSVHACGTLTDTVIEKALSARAKLAVLPCCHDLAACDTGGLEGWMDGPLAVDATRAFKLACKGYTVMTKKIPVEITPKNRLLMAYPNDGEST; encoded by the coding sequence ATGAAAAAATCCTCTAAAAACAGGCTCACCCTACATCAGCAGGCGTTATTTCCCAAAGAGACCCTTTTTGATAAAATTGCAAGGGCGGTATGCCGGTCCCAGACGCTGCCGAGAAAAGAGCTTTACGAGGCATGGGAGGTGGCAAAGCGGATCAGAAGGCACTTCCGGGGTGGCAGAATAGTTGATCTGGCATGCGGCCACGGCCTGGTTTCCCATATTCTACTTTTATTAGATGATACCTCTCCCAACGCTCTTGCCGTTGATACGCATATTCCGGAAAATGCAAAAACGCTGTCCCAGACGTTGATCAAGACATGGCCCCGATTAAAGGATAGAATTTTTTTCAGACAGATGCCCCTTGAACAGGCAGAACTATCTTCCCGGGATATTGTCGTATCCGTTCATGCCTGTGGCACGCTTACAGATACGGTAATCGAAAAAGCCCTTTCTGCCAGGGCAAAACTTGCGGTGCTGCCATGCTGCCACGACCTTGCCGCCTGTGACACAGGCGGCCTTGAAGGCTGGATGGACGGCCCCCTGGCCGTGGATGCCACACGGGCGTTCAAGTTGGCTTGCAAAGGATATACAGTGATGACAAAAAAAATTCCTGTGGAGATTACACCTAAAAATCGTCTTCTCATGGCATATCCCAATGACGGGGAATCAACCTGA
- a CDS encoding aconitate hydratase: MSALGLTHKILKDHLVEPAELPAPGELIKIKIDEAFTQDATGTMCMLQLEAMGVDKVKPLSVNFVDHSMLQSGFRNPDDHQYLRTVAAKLGIIFSPPGTGICHFTNMENFVKPGMTGVGADSHTVNAGGCGAIFMGAGGYDVALAMATGMYTMPMPKVTRVNLTGQLAKNCMAMDVILKMLEIVSVKGGKGIIFEYAGPGVATLSLTERATITNMGAEMGATTSIFPSDERTKEYLESRGRGGDYTELSADEGASYDAEIDVNLSEIEPLIAIYPSPGNVEKVKDHAGTKIHQVCIGSCTNSSFENIATFAEALKGKRVKVDTLLYPGSRSVAMQLADAGYMSMMFHSGVRIMENGCGACIGQGGSPPSEGITLRTFNRNFPKRSGTDDAQCHLISPLVAAASALTGEITVPEAKDIAINVIPPVIDTDSFIMPDQADKSEGVVRGPNIMALPEFSPLPDVVKGEVLLKTGDNISTDDIQPAGVFLPLRSNVKEYAMQATYNQVDSTFAERAVAHRDAGGEGFIIGAENYGQGSSREHAALCPRWLGIRAVIVKSFARIHVANLVNFGIVPMTFKNPADYDKITQGDTVSFDATDLAGDLFLEVNGEKLPLDPAFDKDVIPTLKLGGALPQFKATFKG; the protein is encoded by the coding sequence ATGAGCGCTTTAGGTTTAACACACAAGATCCTTAAAGATCACCTGGTTGAACCGGCTGAATTGCCGGCACCCGGAGAATTGATCAAAATCAAAATTGATGAAGCTTTCACACAGGACGCTACCGGTACCATGTGTATGCTTCAGCTGGAAGCCATGGGCGTTGACAAAGTTAAGCCCCTTTCTGTAAACTTTGTTGACCACAGTATGCTTCAATCCGGTTTCAGAAACCCGGATGACCATCAATACCTCAGAACTGTTGCCGCTAAACTGGGCATCATTTTTTCACCGCCGGGAACCGGTATCTGCCATTTCACCAACATGGAAAACTTCGTTAAACCCGGCATGACCGGCGTTGGTGCTGACAGCCATACCGTAAACGCTGGTGGTTGTGGTGCGATCTTCATGGGTGCCGGCGGATATGACGTTGCCCTGGCAATGGCTACAGGCATGTACACCATGCCCATGCCCAAGGTGACCCGGGTTAACCTGACCGGTCAGCTGGCCAAAAACTGTATGGCCATGGACGTCATCTTAAAAATGCTGGAAATTGTTTCCGTAAAAGGCGGCAAAGGCATTATCTTTGAGTATGCAGGTCCCGGCGTTGCAACTCTGTCTTTGACAGAACGTGCCACCATCACCAACATGGGTGCTGAAATGGGTGCTACCACCTCTATCTTCCCAAGTGATGAAAGAACTAAAGAATACCTGGAAAGCCGTGGCCGCGGTGGTGACTACACCGAACTGTCTGCTGATGAAGGCGCTTCCTATGATGCTGAAATTGATGTAAATCTGTCTGAAATCGAACCGCTGATCGCCATCTATCCTTCTCCGGGTAATGTTGAAAAAGTTAAAGATCATGCCGGAACAAAAATTCACCAGGTCTGCATCGGTTCCTGTACCAACAGCTCTTTTGAAAACATCGCCACCTTTGCAGAAGCCCTTAAAGGCAAACGTGTTAAAGTTGATACCCTGCTCTATCCGGGTTCCAGATCCGTTGCCATGCAGCTTGCAGACGCCGGTTATATGTCAATGATGTTTCACTCCGGTGTCAGAATCATGGAAAACGGCTGTGGCGCCTGTATCGGCCAGGGCGGTTCCCCCCCAAGCGAAGGCATCACCCTGAGAACCTTCAACCGGAACTTCCCCAAACGTTCAGGTACAGACGACGCCCAGTGTCATCTGATCAGCCCGCTTGTTGCAGCTGCCAGCGCCCTGACCGGTGAAATCACTGTTCCGGAAGCAAAAGACATTGCTATTAACGTCATTCCGCCGGTTATCGATACCGATTCCTTCATCATGCCGGATCAAGCCGACAAGTCCGAAGGCGTTGTTCGCGGACCCAACATCATGGCACTGCCTGAATTCTCACCGCTGCCTGACGTTGTGAAAGGCGAAGTTCTGCTTAAAACCGGCGACAACATCAGTACTGACGACATCCAGCCTGCCGGAGTATTCCTGCCCCTGCGCTCCAATGTTAAAGAATATGCCATGCAGGCAACTTACAACCAGGTTGACAGCACCTTTGCCGAACGCGCTGTGGCTCACAGAGACGCAGGCGGAGAAGGTTTCATTATTGGTGCTGAAAACTACGGTCAGGGAAGTTCCCGTGAGCATGCGGCGCTTTGCCCAAGATGGCTTGGTATCCGCGCGGTTATCGTTAAATCCTTTGCCCGTATCCATGTGGCCAACCTGGTTAACTTCGGTATCGTTCCCATGACCTTTAAGAACCCGGCTGACTACGACAAGATCACCCAGGGCGACACGGTATCCTTTGATGCCACAGACCTGGCCGGCGATCTGTTCCTTGAAGTCAATGGCGAAAAACTTCCGCTGGACCCTGCTTTTGACAAAGACGTGATCCCCACGCTGAAACTGGGTGGTGCTCTGCCTCAGTTCAAAGCAACCTTCAAGGGATAA